Part of the Camelus dromedarius isolate mCamDro1 chromosome 11, mCamDro1.pat, whole genome shotgun sequence genome is shown below.
TCTCCCTTGAGTGTGACCCACCGCGACTACGCCAGTGAAAACAACTGTCGTTTGATACTTTGTCACCTGCAAGATTCTCTGAGAATCTTTgggaacatttttttaattgagatcaTATTCACATAACAAGAAGTCACCCAaattaaagtgaacaattcagtggcatttaatgTGTTCACTGTGTTGTGAACCCCCACCTCTATCTAGCTGCAAACCTCTTCATCACCCCATAATAAAATCCTGCACCCGTTAAGCAGTTATTGCCTATTCTAgcatctccccagcccctggccaccaccaaCCCACTTTCTGTCCCCATGGATTTACCTGTCctggacatttcacatacatggaatcatataatatgtgaccttttgtgcctggcttctttcactgagcatgttttcaaggtttccCTTGATAATTTATACCATTCCCAGTTAAGGAAGAGAGCGCAGAGCTCGGACCATGGTCTAAATACGATCCAGCCTCTCCAGCCCACGCCTGGGCTCTCTCCCTCCACAcctgctctgccccttcccttaGGCAGCTCCTACCCTCCTTCAGGACCCAGAAGGTGATCTAGAGTCCTGGATGAGTTCTCGCTCTGCCATGTCCCTCAACGTGTTCtatcccctctgagcctcaggcttCCCATCTGTTAAATGAGACGTTTGGCACAACAATgtaatatacttaacactactgacctgtgcactttaaaatagttaagtTGGTAGATTTTGGTATGtatttttatcacaatttttaaaaaagcaatacaaagaaaaacctttaaaaatgaggTGGTTGAGCTGATCAGCTGATCACAAAAGGCCTCCCAGTCCTATAGACATGTGAGATCAAGGGCTCACGACTGAGACTCGGGGAACAGAAAGGCTGGCCGAGGagacaagaaaggaaaggaacagtGCAGTCAAGAAAGAGAagtaggggtgggaaggaggtggggagatggagatggggggcggggagagagatgggggccgatagtgggagaggaggggacagggagggctgTCCTGCAGTCCCGGCCCGTCCTTCTCTGCCTTGCTTTGCCCACGTGTTTATTTCCCGATTCTGAGTCACTGTCATTCTCCAAACCTCAGTCCCAATCTCCAGCACAATCTGTGGCTTAGTCTACAGCACTGGAGCAAGATGGGAACCGCTGGGTTTTCAAATAGATCCAGCTTCTGTGATTTCCTATATTTTTTCAATAGAATTTGACCCAGAATCAGAATGAAAGGAATATATAGTTGATAAGAAAAGACAATGGTTCAACCATGCCCTTACAACACATTGGTTGTCAAGTTATTTCATATgcattacaatgaaaaataacacttcaaataaaatataatttgtgcTTTTATGCAAGTATGACCGCAACTGGTTTCCTCtataacctgaaaaaaaaacctaattgtTCTATAATGATGGcttaaatatctagaaataactATTTCaataatgtatattattttaattatttattactgGAAGTACATTACTTTATACACACTCTCTTCCCTATATCTTAATAGCGAGATTATACTCAATTCATCATTGTTAGTTGTATAAAACATCAtatctatattttaaagatattttattataaaaataaaaacaggtatgTCTATCTGTTGCAGGTctaatacaaaaaacaaaataccttttaaaaaacaaaaacaaggaagcATCTCATGATGGCTTGCCAGGATAATTCTAAAGAGATGAAATGTTGTTAAGCAGTATGTTCTTAAGGAAAGGAGTGAAGACGTCAGGTCTCTAACACAGCTTGTGTTTTGcgaattttaaataaacaagagATCCTCCCCCTTAGCCTCATAGGCTATGATTAAGCTAAACAAGAAGCCCTACACTTTTTTAAAGTGCAGAATATTGTCACTTACATGGTTTCTAAAGCTtcctattttacttttaattttaacatacaACCAATTAGATTATTTCTGGCATAAATGTGTGGAGCCCAAAACAACTAATAGGAATTTAAGAACCATTTTCCAACGTGAATTTTAATGTAGTTgaataaaaattcactttaaaacgTATTTGCGATTTTTTAACGTTTTGTTACATATACATGGCAGAAAATTTGGAACATactaataaggagaaaaaaaatctcattttctttgcaGAACTCCAAGAAAATAAGTAGTACAAGgtagtatttttctaatttaattctctgttaatatatgtattacatactaaacacacagacacacacacacattggtcATGTCACGGAGGGCTTTCCCACTAGAGGCCAATGTCAAGTCCCCTCCCATTGGCGGAAGGGACACCAAGATGTATAGGTACTAAACATTCCAGATTTGCTTAGCATGGTTTCAAAGATCCAATTCCCTGTTCCCCAAAGTACCTTCTCTTATCAGAGTATGAACTGCAGTTTTTGGTCTAGAAGTGACAGCCCCGTGAATTTGAGGCTTGAACCCCAAGGGAAGGTTACAGTTCCTGAAAGACTAATTACACACCAGCAGCCGCCCCTGAAGCACAGGTGAATAAATGTATCTAGATAGCATTAGAAGGAGCGATCCAAAAATGTTTTAGAGAACAACCACTGTCCACACACggccaaaaataaaaacagcaatttgATTTATTCTCCTTGGAGGCCCTCCTGGAGAGAAGCTGGACGCTGCTGTTGGTGCCTCAAACTCCCAGCTGAAAAGGCAGCTggaaaaacagagagaacagGTGGAATAATGGGGCCATTACTGAGGAATTGATGGAGGTCAGTGCAGGTGCTAGGAGGGGGCGTGTGGTCGGTGCGGAGAAACCAAGGAGGGCTTCCAGTAAGTGGCGGCACCCAACTTGCATCACCAAGGGTGATGGGCAGGTGAATGGCCTGGCAGAAGTGGAAGGGCCAAAAGCTTCCAGAAATGATAACCGTGGTTGTAATCGGGTAGCAATGGATTATTGGCAAGCCCCCTCCCCCTTAGCTTCTCTATTTTCCGTTATTTCTTTAAGATGTAAATGTCATTTTTAcaataaattgtttttaagaaaggaaaggtAACCATTTCAAAAGACTTGGAGGGTTTTCATGAGATGTGATCCATGTCTTGATGGTGGAAatggagacactttctctctcgTACTCCCTCCAACAGCCTCTCTCTGTTGCTGGCCTAacagtttgctggggctgccacaacaaaggaccccaggctggggggtttagacaacagacatttatgtcctcacagtcctggaggtgagaagtccatgaccaaggtgccagcagggttggtttctcctgaggctttgctccttggcttgcaggtagccgtcttctccttgtgtcttcacatggtctcccCCCTCTGCTTCTGTGTcccaatttcctcttcttataataaggacaccagtcacattggaccAGGACCCACCCTAGTGACTTTATGTTAGTTACTTCTATAAAGATGtgcctccaaatacagtcacagtcTGAGGTCcgaggggttaggacttcaacagatgaattttcAGGGGACACAATTCTGCCCATAACACTGGGGTACATAAAAATGATTCTAGATGAGTCCTTTGTTTTCCCCCATTGCTGTGGGAGAATTCAGAACATTAGTGTTTACTTGATTCTGATGCACAATGCCAGATGCTGGGGAGGATGCATGTGAATTGTTAGAGCCCGTGGGCCCACCTGGCGGGGATATGCCAGGCCCAGCCCTCCCAAGAGCCAGTTAAGAGTACACTGGATGGGAGTCTtggaaaaaacacagaaatttatCACCTATCCCTTGTGAGTGCGAGGGCAcgaacacacacaccacagataTATACCACACacatcatatacacacacaaatacacacacctCTTTCAATGATTATTCTAACTCTGTTATGGTGATGGGAATAGGGAGGGATGGAGGTAGAAGATGACTGAGGAAGAGAAGATAAGGTGAGAAAGGCTGTTGCCTTTAGAACCTAGGATGGCTTTATCGATCTGAGCTGGGCTTAAGACGGGATGTGGTCTGCTCCCCTGATGTCAGCAGGCTTCTGGGAAAAAGAGAGCTCTTAGCACTCTGCAGACCAACTTCCCTCTGCTTCTCCGAGCCCATCACCCAGCACAACGGATACTGCCTGTTAACAGGTTTCTGCTGGGTCTTCCAATTTCCACAGCCATGACCTTGGGGGAGCCCTGCTCTCCTTTATAATTCCAGTCTCATAAGGATGAAATTATTCCCTGGTTTCCTCTGAACACCAGTGAGATGGGATGGGGTTTTCAAGGACAGGACCCAAACTCAGGTGGCCAAGAGCCAGAATCACTGGCTCACTTTCCAgaatcccagccccacccaggaccACGCTGGTTCTGAGCCCCGCTCTCAGCCCCTTCCACCTTTCACATCCTCCAGTTCTGCTTTCTCCCTTATCGGGAGCTCCTGGCTTCCCCAGCAAAGACCCCACATCCTGGTCTCGAAGACCCTTCTGGGAAAGCCAGGGGTGGTCAGGGGCCGGCATTCCCTCATTCTGCACTTTTATATCCACAATGCAACTCCGGGGTCCTCTCAACGGCAGGATGGGATTCAGGGTAAATAACTGCCCTGGTTATCATTTGTGTAGGATTTGGTATCTCCAGACCCCTTACCCAGACGTGCACTCATTCACCACAGCTCCCTCTTcagctccatttcacagaggaagaaactgaggtccagagaggtgaagcaaccagctcaaggtcacacagtggttaagtggcagagccagggcagggaCCCAGGGCTGTCCATCTGAATGCCCTTTGCACCCTTAGGACTCTCTACCCCTTGGCCTCTCTCTTGATGGTGAAACTGTGCTTAAATGCAGGTGAGGGGCGGGAGGGGAAACAAGGCCACAGGCTCAAGAGCTGGCTCTCAGGAATGGGGCCAAGATTCCTTCGAGTTAATTCACCTCCTCTCACAGGGCTGACCTCATAAATATCATTAGGCTCTGCAGCCTCCACCCAGCCCGCTCGGGCTCTGGACGTGAGGAACTCTGTATCCTGTTCCCGGCCACAGCAGGTGGAAATAGCGTGAACTAATGAAATATCACCAGCGAAGCTAACAGCTGAATGCCTGTCTCCTGGCAGACGGCAGCTAGGAGACTGCTGACCCACACACActggcctccttccctccaccaGCTGGGAGGCCAGAGCGGGCTTTGCGGAGAGCACTGGACAGGGATGGAGGCAGACAGACCAGGCTCTGGTCTCTGCgtgctgtgtgcccttgggcaagtgacttgacTTCTCTGAACTTCCATGTTTCCCTCTGTAAAAAGAGGACAGTGGGATCTACTTCAATAACATACACTTAGAAATGCTCAGCTGAAAGCCAGAGACAGTTTGGGGACCCAGGGGATGGAAGAGGAGGGGGCAATGTGGGGATGTAACATCTATCTGTCTACCCAGCTGCCTCATCACCACTTGGAGTGAGAAACCCTGAAGGTCGGGGCAAATTCCCCTGGGCGCTGCTGCTGCCTTTAAGCAGGGGCCCAAGAGGGTGGGAGTAGCTGCCAGTTAGGCCTCACCAGGGACGGGATGGGATGGGAGATCTCAAGCTAAGAAAGGCCACTTGGGGCCCCAGAGAGAATCATTCTCTAGAAGTTTGATGTATACTGTCATCAAACTCACCAAGGACTTGGGGCGCAAACCTCCCTAGCGCCTGGCATCCTTGGGCGCCCCCCACAGACTCAATGAATAGCTCATGGCTTTGACCACCCAGAATTCCCTACCTCCTCTCCCTGCAGTTGCAATGGTGTAGACTTGAAGGTGCCTtgcagcccaggcctgggcaaCCCTTGCAATTGATGGTGACCGGTTCAGGGATTGTGTGCGGCCAAACTAGGCTAATCATAGCCAATTCTGGGAATTTTGATCTTAGGGCAGGGAACTTCCTTTGCCCCCATAGGAGTTGGACTTGAAAGTTTACAGCACTGCAGGGGAGGGCCATCTTGTAACCTCAGGGGACAGCCAGTGGGAGAAGGTGGCCAATGTAGcataagaaatagaaagaaacagTATTCCCATGACAGTTGTTGAGTTCTGGATCAAGCCGTACCTGAAACTTCCTGGACTTACCAGTAACATGAGTCAATAAATcaccctttttcctttttttttttttttttttttttttggcatggaATGTTTCTTTCTTAAACTGCAGTATACTTGCtatacattatattagtttcaggtgtacacatagggtgattcaatatttgtacatACTGTGAAATggtcaccacaataaatctattTCACATCGATCACCATGCACAGTTACAGAATAAATCCAGCCTGGCTTTCTGTAACTTACAGTCAAAAAAGGCCTGCCTGATAAACCCATTCTCTGGCATCAAGGCCCTTGTAAAATCAAATTAATGAAGTGATGACTGTTTGAATTAGCACAAATTCTGAGcaaaaactcaaaacaaacaaacaaacaaaaccaaaaaaacccctggATGTTTCAAGATATTCTATTCAGGCTTTAGGACATCCCTACCCTACGTCAAgtgttgtggggggggggggaatgctTCAGGATTGGAAAGACTTGAGTTTAAATCCTAGCCATCTcacttactagccatgtgaccttgggctagtcactaagcctctctgagcttctattTCTTCAAATCTCTGATGGTTACAATGAGAGCAAAATGAAGTATAAAGCATAAAGTACACAGTAGGTCTTCAATTAATGCACCCTTACAACACGGTGCAGCCTATCTAGATTTGCTTAATTACAGGTACCTGAAGAAGACATGCGGACAGAGAGGAAGAATTCACTCATGGTGGATACCACCCCAACATGTATCTTCTGCTCATCTTATCCAAAAGCAAATAGTAGATAGAAAAGAGCAAAGGCTTTGGggtcagagagacctgggtttaAGTCCTACCTCTGCTcagtgaccttaggcaagttacctaacctctctgagccttgttcCCTCATTAGTGAAATCCTGAAGGCAATTCCTACCTTGTAAGGGGGATACGAAGATGAAAGCATGATGCAGTGTACACGGTACCCGGCACAGTACTCAACAAACATGTGCGATTATTTTCCCAGACCCTAGCCAGGGATCCTCCTCAAGGGCTGGTTCTCAAGACTGCCGCATTCCCACCCCTCTGAGCTCAGCCATGCCTGTGACTTCAACTCCTTGACCTCCCTGATGACCACCAAAACTCTGTGCCCAGCCCAACATCTCTCCAGAGCTCAGAGCTCCTGGGCATCTCCACCAGAACATCCTCCAGGCATCCCAAACCCCAGTGCAAGGTCCTGGCTCATCCACTACTCTTGATGTCATCTGGGTCTGTCACcttggccttggtttcctcatctatagcgTGAGCAGGTTGTGGTAAATCACTATGGAGGTTCTCCCAGCCCTAGCATCCTAGGACTCTCAACTGCAGTGTATCATGTCTCCAGTTTGGCACCACTTTCTCCCCACAGTCGCCACCTTCAGAAGCACTACCGCCATTCTCCAGTGAACCCCAGCTTGAAACCTTAGAGTCAACCTGGCTTTGTCCAGCTAGCCCATCACAGTCCCCAAGCCTGGGAGAGTCTCCTCAGAGATGCTACCCTATCCATATTCTCCTCCCTGATGCCGCTACCATCATCCTAGTCCAGACCCCTGGCACTCCACATCGGGCTCCAGCACCAGCTTCCCCTTCCAGTCCACCCTCTGCTCTTCCCATCTGCGGAGCCGACGGTCAATGGACCAGTGCAGCTTCCCTCTCCATTAGCCTCTGCATGGAGGCTGAGCCTCCTAACGTCACCATCAAGAACTGAAATGCACTGTTGACTGTGTCAGCGCCCCGGAGATTCTTTTTAAGGTTGGGGACGAGAAGAGGAACTTTTCATGGTGTTCATactagatactcagtaaatatgtgttaaatTCCTTCATCCACTCATGTTTTTCAAAACACACCCCTTGGATGGTCATCTCCAGCCCAAGACAGACCACACCAGAGATTCTTTTACAAATCTCCTGAAAGCTGCGGGCCTTTGCATCTTTTTGCATATAATTTCAGAGGGTTCACAGCACCCCATCCCATCTATAGAGCCAAGTTTGCCCCAGAGTGAGCTCATTTCACTGATGGGAAGACTGAGATgcaaagagaagaaggaatttGTCAGAGAACACAGAGAGCACATCTTTCTGGCAGGCACTCGATCATCTTATGAGAGTGCTAGTCCTCTCCCGGCTCCAGGTCCATAGCTTTAAGTAGTAAATGGGGGAACCCTACCATCCCTGTGCTGTTTCCTCACCCATGCAAGAGGGACCAGGCCTGCACTGCAAGGTTGTAGTGAGAAGATGGTGGATGGATAGGAGGGACCTAGCCCAGCCAGGTGCATGGAAGGCAATTCCTGATCCACTCCTCTgctcattttcctcttcctttccttgtaGGATTTTGGAGGATGGAAATGTTACTGCCATCTAAAGTGGTCAcagaaggcttcatggaagaggcGAGCCCTGCCTGAGCCTCAATTTTTGGGTGCTGAAGGGAGGTAGGGGCCAAGGGTTATTAATAGGCCTGGCTCAATGGGCCCAGGGAGGGTGAATGTGATACAGACACTCAGCaccaggggtggggaggacctGACACCGGAAGAGGAGGGGGCCGGGGGCAGGGGGAAGCGCCACGTCCCAAAATAGCCAGAGCAGAAGCCTATATAGGTGGCCATCCCACCACCAGGCTCATTTCCTGACAGGACCTCCCACCCGCCCAGCCTATAGTGCAGGTtccagccctccacccccacctaaGGTGAGTGGCAGCTACCGAGGTTGGAGGAGGATGGCAGcccacagaggggaaggaggccAGCTGGAAGGGACAACCACGTGTCCCCTCCCCTCAGTGACACATGTTGGGGTGGTGGATGCTGAGAGGTAGACAGCGATGGAGTCCAGGGCTAAGAGTAAGATTCCGGGGGTCTCCATCTTAATTCCCGATTAGGAGGTCCTGAGGCTAATCCCACCTGTAGAACGACAAGGGTAGAGCCAGGCATCTGTGGACTCAGGTGAGGAAGCCCACGCctgggcagaggaggcaggaggaaggggttgAGGGCTGATGGGCTGATCTGATGACATCATCGGGTGTTCTGGCTGGGTGGACTTCAGCCCAGAGAGGGTGTCAAGTTGATGGGAGGCTTCTGcagcagggagggatggaggaagaagggagaaggatgGGTCTCTGTTGAGATTCCAGCCTCTGCCACAGGGGTCAGTGTTTGGGGACTCTCCAGGAGCCAGCTGGTGGCTCAGATAGGGACTTGATAGGGCTGTGTCCTGAGAACTGGAGGAGCTCCACAAAGCGGGTCGCTGAACTTGAAATTAGCAGACCTGGGAGTAGGCCCCTCTCGGCCACTGCCTCGCTGTGTGTTTTTAGACCATTCACTGACTCCCtccggcctcagtttccctaccagGATAGCACAAGGGTCCttcagctggggaggaggcagactCTCTTCCTAGGCCCCTGGAGTGCCCTGAGCTCCTGCGTTGAAATGATAGCTTAGAAACCCAGCATCTCCAAGTTTACAGcccagcaggaggcaggggcGGCAGGGGCAGCTGAGGGGTCCCAAGCGAGAGAGATCAGGTTGGGAGCCGCAGCCTCTGCGCCTTGGAAGCCAGCTGGCAGGTAGTCACCTGAAGGAGCTGACTCACAGGGAAGGGGCCAGCCAAAGCCAGCATCATCCTAAGGTTTCCAGGAAGGGCAGCCGTCCAGGGCTGAGTTGAGGGAGACAGTGTTGACAGTGAGTGCGAGGGAACTTGAGCTAATGGGCAGCTGGGCAGCTCTTCCCAGCACTCCCATCAAGGGCCACTATCTCAGCCCCTGCTCACCTGCCCACACCTTAAGTTGGAGTCTCAAGATCCTCCCCCAGGGACCATCCATCCACACCATCAACACAGTGGAGggagactgaagcccagagacgGGGAAGGTCACAACCCAAGGTCACTGAGAGACTTACTATAGCCCCAGATCTAGAACCCAGGCCTCCTGATTCCCTGTCTAGGGCTGTGCACACTCTGGAGGCAGCCGGGTGTAGCCTGAATCCTTAGGACACGGTGGGAAAGAATGCACCTGGTCTCCGCCTGCATAAAGATTAGGAAGTGTCACATTTCCCACAGATGATGTCCAGGCCATAAAACTTGCTTCCGTTGTCTTGACAGTGTGGGCTGAAGATGGCACCCTCTGCCCCAACATGGGCCTTCTGGTCTTCAAGTTGGCAGAGGGGGCATAGAGATTCCGAGTagcctctcccaccctcccctccccaaaatgGTTCATATAGGGGTGGGGAGTCTGGACTGCACTGTACTCCTTGGCTCAGGAGCCCAGGAAAGCAAGCAGTAAATGGGGATCCCAGAGGGTTCTTAGAAAAGtcagactaagaaaaaaattcagtttcagtATGTGCGTCCCTGGACGGATGTAGAATGGGGCACCCGCAGAGGGCCGTGGCAACGCCAGCTTATCAGTGTTACCCCTCCCAGCGTCCCATGGGTCAGGTTTCCAGACCTCAGCGCTCGGATTTTCAGCATAAATTTGCATGCACGACAGACAGAGCGGAGGCTGAGGTAGGAGTGGAGAGAGAATGGGAGGTGGGCCAAGAGGCCCACGAGGGTGTAGCCCTGGTCCCTGCCAGTCCAGTATCCTCCCCAAAGCGGCAGGACATTCTCGGAGGTGCGCGGATGCGAGGCCCTGCCCTGGCTGCACCAGGCTGGCGTCTCCTGTGTGCCCTTGACGGCAGGAGAACCCTCCAGACCTGGCTGGTGGCGCGGGCGCCCCGTAAATTCCAGAGGCCGCCCCTCCCCCCGGGGCCCGGACCGCAATCCCAGGGACCCCCGGCAGGgcgaggcggggtggggggcgggagcTGCAGCGGGACTGCGCGCCTATCCGCCTGCTCGGCCCTGCCCGCGCGGCTCGGCGGCGCGGCTGGACTGAGCGGCTCTGGCTGCGCGCCGAGCCCCGCGCCCCCTGGCTCCGCGCCAGGCCGGCTGGCGTGCGCCCGGCGCGCAGCACTGCAGCGCTGGTCATATGAGCAGAAATGATGAGAAAAGCACTTTTTAATCTTTTCGCACTTGCTCTGCCCGCTCAAACAGTTGCAGGATGTCGATGACAGAATTGCTCACCGCTGAGGACATCAAGAAGGCAGTGGGGGCCTTTACCGGTGAGCAGCGCGCTCCCCTCCGCATCCCTCTCCCCTCATCCACCACCCTGGCCCCTGCATCTCACGGGTCCCACGGCGGGCAAGTCTTCCCTAGCGCTCCTCTGCCCACGCATCCCGCGGGGCGCTGGCGGAGCGTGGCGGGGGGTGGTCCACCGCATTTCCAAACTCTGCCGGCGCGAGACTTGGCGCAGGGAGCGGGCGGGGAGGCCGGGCGCCCTGCTGGACAACCGAAACTTGCGGGCGCCAAAGGCAGGGTGGCCGCGCTGCGTGGACTCAGGTCCCGGACCAAGGGCGAAGACCCAGGTCGAAAGCGGGACTTCTGGGTCCTTGTGGGCGCTCGGAACTTCCTTTTTAAGGTACTTGGAGGGGACCGTGGGTGCGCACGCTTCTCTCCAAGCGACCCCTCTCCGAGATCCCCGTTCTGCGCGGGACTCTTCTCGCCCAGCTGCTCGTTGCTGGCTCCCCTTAGGTCCAAGCCCCCTTTCTGGAGCTCAGAGCCCACCCCAGCAATGGACTTGCAAGCGAGCGAGGTGACCTTCCCGCAGCTGGAGCTCTGTTCTGCGTGGAGCATCCTCAGGGAAGCGCTTGCAACTTCCAGAGGGAGGGGAGCCAGCAgtctcacctctctgagctgccCTGGACTTGAGCCCTTAGCTGCctaccttcctcctccttctcattacccatatggggaaactgaggcaggaaaaGGGCCagaaacttacccaaggtcatctcGCAGGGCAGAAGGGGGATTAGCACTGGGGTCAGCCCAGTTTTGTTCCCCTAACCTAGTGTCCAAGGTGGACAAGAGCAACTTTCCCCCACTCCAGcccaggctgaggggaggggaacaGTGATTCTCAACAGGGGTCCCCCCcctccccatacacacacacataagttaCTCGGTCTAACATTTCCTTTCCCAGGTGTTCTTAAAAAGGCACTTAAGACACAGAAAACTGGAGGGGGGTTCCCATTTCCTTTCTGCTTGGAGCCCCCTCCAATGGGCATGAAGAAGCTTTGGGAAGCCACCTCCCAGGGCACTGTGATAACCCATCCACTTCTCCTTGACCCAACTTGCTTCCTCTGAGAAGAAACCTAACTGGGAATTCTTGGGGAGCCTTTCAACACCCGCCCCCATTTCCACCGGAATGGATTTCTGCAGCAAAGCCAGGACTTCTggggcctccccctcctcctcccactgtgtgaccttgagagaAACTTGTCCTCTCTGTGTTGACTTTCTGGCAACACAATCTACGGCCAAGAGAAAGGTcgaccctccctctcccctcaacaTTCACGCACCATGTTCACACCACCTCAGATTCCCCTGCCCACCTGCACTGAGCCACCCACCAAAAGGCTTCATGGAAACAGGAAGCCCTTTTGCCTTCAAAGTCTACCCCCACCATTAGTGAAGGGTACAGTGGAGGGTTGGGCTGACTTGAGAGCCAGGGAGATCTGGGTGGCCTCTGCCAcctctggctgtgtgacctggggctgagccccctctcctggcctgggATCCCTCAGCTCTCCCATGGAGGTATGCCTCTCCACCCCCAGGCCCAGGGGAGTCGATCAAAATGCTGTGccacctctccacctccaccattctcccacctcccacccttcccTAGGGCCTTTCTCTGTCCTCATTTTAACCCGTTCCTCTCCACCCCTGATAGCTGTCGACTCCTTCGACCACAAAAAGTTCTTCCAAATGGTCGGCCTGAAGAAAAAGAGCCCAGATGATGTGAGAAAGGTGTTCCACATCCTGGATAAAGACAAGAGTGGCTTCAtcgaggaggaggagctggggtaAACTGAGAGCTGGGGGGCTGCCCAGCCTGCGGCTCTGGGAGAGGGAGTGGTGTTGGGACTCTGGCTTCCCAGTTCCCATCAATCTGCCCTTCTCTCTGCACCCATCACAGAAAATAACCCTGCCTGCCCACTGTTCCTTCCGGAAGAATAAAATTCTCAGCGCAAAGTGCAACTAACTAGGTTAAATTATAGCCACTTAATATTGCTAATGGAATGATGCTACTTAATAATTTAATACAAACCAAGAGGCAGTTTTTCTCATTGCCTGACACCACAGGCGAGACAGAGAGCGCTCCCTGgagaatttcattgattttcatttGTCTAAAGTGCACTTTCCACCATCCAGCAGACCCACGCCCTTCTGTACCAGGGCGGCTCTAGCAGGTTCTGTGCAAGCCAGGGAGGCAGAGCCAGCTTTAGGGGTTCAGGAGTCCTGGAGTAAAGTGGAGAAGGTTATGgc
Proteins encoded:
- the PVALB gene encoding parvalbumin alpha, which translates into the protein MSMTELLTAEDIKKAVGAFTAVDSFDHKKFFQMVGLKKKSPDDVRKVFHILDKDKSGFIEEEELGFILKGFSPDARDLSVKETKTLLAAGDKDGDGKIGADEFSTLVAES